The sequence below is a genomic window from Theobroma cacao cultivar B97-61/B2 chromosome 6, Criollo_cocoa_genome_V2, whole genome shotgun sequence.
atcattttattttttttcattttttgtagAAACTGTTATtcgaaaatttaaaaaaaatagaaaaaaataaaaaaatttttgctaaaaaattttactttaaaaattaaatttttttttgaaaattcaatatataaaaaaattctaattttcttaaaaaggttatctttaaaatttaagataaaaaaatttaaaaatatgaaaaaaatgtaaaacaaatcattttgaaataaaaattaaaaaattgggaggaaagagagagaaggggAGGCGGCACATTAGTGCCAATCTAGCCAGTACGACCTACATCGACCCCTTCCCTCTTTTTCCCTATCtccctcttttctctctccctgatttttttccctttttgttttttgcttaatttgttattttccaggtttcaaaaatttttataatttttattttaatattaaaaataaaaaataagaaaacagaaaacaaaTGATGGTGTGTCACATATATacactttttttattaattattgttttgtcACATCATCAATTTAAGTAACATTATTAATCAAAGATTCGAATTGTTCATATTCAACGAAATTAAATTGAGTATCTAATTGttccttttaaaattttaagtatgaaattgataattttactgTAATTGGGATAACAAATATGTAATTAATCCATTAATTTACTATTATAAATTCTTGAAAGTGAGAGTAAGAGAGCTTGAGAAATATACCTTAAGATGTCCTTTTAGCATTCTTAATGCATTATTATTCGCAGCCAATTTGAAGCAGTTAACACCATAATAATGTATCTTATTCAATGCAGTGTTCGCTTTTGCTAGATTTGGAACTATTTCCAATGAAGCGCAACCATCCAACCCTACTGCATTTATGCTTGATGGAAGCTGAGGCAATGTTACAAGCTTGTTGCAATCCGCCAATTCGAGAAGATGAAGGTTGGAAAGTTGACAAAGATTTGTAGGTAGGCTGACGAAATTGTTGTCCTTAAGAATCAGTTTTTCCAATGAGAATAAGCTACATATATCACTAGGAAGAGCCCCTTCACAAAGATTCCTGCCACTTATATCCAGCTCTGTTAAAGAACTAAAACCTGATAAACGAGGTAGCCTCAGAGCCAAGGAATTCGGACTTTTTTTGGAAAGCTTGTGATTCTGACTGGATAGTAGTACTCTGCAGCCGTTCCTATGTATCCACTGTAGAAAGGATGGTGGTGAATTTTCAAGTACAGAGTAGCCCGAGAGATTAAGAACCTTTAGGCTGCTGAGATTTTCAACTGAAGAGGGAAGTTCTTCAATACCTGTGGCATCTATATGCAGCTCCAGCAAATGTTCCATTTTTCTGGTAATCTCTGGAAACCTTTTAAGATTCTTGCAACCTGAAAGAATCAATGTTTCAAGAGACTCCATCTCATTATTGATTGACAAGCTCCTGAGACTTGTGCAGTTCCTTAAATTCAAAAGTTTAAGCTTGGGTAAAATTGAGATGGATGGATGGACATCTACCAAGCTGATACAACCTTCCAAATTCAAACTTTCAAGATTTTCGATCATTGTGAAGTCTGgtaaattttcaagtttagAGCAGCTTGAGAGATTAAGAACTTTGAGATTGCTGAGATGTCCAAATGAAGAGGGAAGTTTTTTAATACTTGTCCCATCTAAATAGAGCTCCAGCAAACATTTCATTTCCCCGATAATCTTTGGAAACCTTCGAAGATTCGAGCAGCTTGAAAGAACAAATGTTTCAAGAGATTCCATTCTAATTTTGGTTGCGAGACTCTTAAGACTTGTGCAGTTTCTTAAATTCAAAAGTTTAAGCTTGGGTAGCAATGTGATGGATGGATGGACATGTCCTAAGTTGGTACAGCCTTCCAAATTTAaactttccaaattttcaGCACTTGTTAAGTCTGGTGTCCTGATCAACTTTCGGGAGCCTTGGAGGTCAatgaatttcaatttatttaaaagctgtcaaagaaagaataaaaagaaaaaaaaaagtcattttGTAACGATATAATTCAAATTATTGGTAATTTATATAAAGACAAGCTAAAAAGTCAACATCAAATAAAGTAATTCTTACTTTGCTTCCTTTCCATAGTTGTTTAATGCAACTATCAGGTAGGAGAAGTGCAACGAGGTTGTTTGGTTGGAAGCACCGAGGCAATGATTTTAAAGGACATCCAGGCCATTCAAAAAGCCGTAACTCATTAGAAAGATACGTGAGATCACAAGATTTTAGGAGACCATGAACCATGAgcaattttagttttttcatCTTCAAGAAGGCATCAGCCCTCAAAGTGAAAGTCTCGTTTTGTTCCCTGATAAACGAAAAGCAAGGACAAAAACACAAATGAGCTTCACAACATATTATGGCAATCGAACAACCTACGAAGCTGGAGTATATGCTCATGAACTTGAGTTTCATCTTgtagaaaaaatattaaagtcttcaaatttattgatttctaATGCAATCAATATATGTCTCTCGCATTCTTATTTCTTGTCCAcattcaatcaaaatttagaTTCCTTTGTCAAGCTCTTTTCTATATAACTTGATTGTcatggttttttctttttgtatttgGGTAGCATTAATTAATGtattaataatatatcatcaaaatcaaTAACCAATAAGTAAATATACACTTTTAGGTAAAGTCAttccaaatttttattttagaaattggTTTAATGGATACATGAATATTTCTTTAGTTACCTATGTATCTTTACAATCTCCACAAATATTGTAACTCAGTACTTTtgtataaaatgaaaattaacataatatctttaaataaataaaacatatttGGCATATCCATTCCATACTATTTAAATTGGCTGCCATCTATGAAGCCCTCGGTAGGCTTAATAAGCTACCATTTGACAGCTAAGAATAATtcagaggaaagaaagaaaaaagacaaaaaatcctttaataaatataaattaaaagtgTGGCATATACAgtatataaacttaattaaataaagttaaaatatgattaaaaaatatatttaaaaaaattaatttttatataattaacaaaattatatatggatatttaaataaaaggaatATCAATCACttattaatttcatgaaactaattgataaaatgtttaattaatattaatagttataaagtaaatgttaaaattgatttcaattcttttattttcttataaagaaaactaattattttaattttacatgGTAAGTGCAATATGcttatatgtttatttaaatagttataaaaacattttatttcataccattatttttctatataatttcagaaaagaaataaatgaaagTTGAAAATGTGTAACACAAAACTATTATacttaataaatcaaattaaaataggaTTAAATAATACATTTGAagtgtttatttaattttatacgtagtatactatattttataagaagTAATGTAATGCATGAGAATTATATtcattaagaataaaatagttaatttaataaattataaaacaataaatatgttgtttactatttatatttttggaatttaagtttttataattaataaagataaagataaaagGAGGTATATATTTGTACCCGATAGTGCTGTTGATGACCAGGCACTCAATCGCTTCTGTGATAAAAGGAGGTATATATTTGTACCCTATAGTGCTGTTGATGACCAGGCCCTCAATCGCTTCTTTGATAAAAGGAGGTATATATTTGTACACTGTAGTGCTGTTGATGACCATGCCTTCAATCGCTTCTGTACCCTAAACATCAAGAGTATCATAAGGCTTTACACAAAAAAGATGGATATATTGCCAAGATAAATAGAGACTAAAATAAGTATAGTCTTTATGAAATACTAACCGAATTTTGTGTTAGCACTTGATGTACATCACTTTCCTCTGACAATCTACATCGTCTGCCAGGTTCATTGGGAGACTTTTGCTGAACAATATATCTTCCCATCTCTTGTAACAAATCATGCATCCAAATTTTGTTGTCTTCAAGTGTTATGAGAGATCTCTCAATCAGAACAGGTAGTCCAATACCTGCACGATACCCACAGCCATCCAATATTTCTGTTACAAAATCTCTGTCCCACCCTTTGAAGAAATGTGCGATATCTAGAAATatattcttctctttttcctttaatccATCAAAGCTTATTGTAAGACGACTGTGAATTTCTTCCTCAGGTTCACTTTTAAGTCTATCTATGGCATGTCTCCATTGATCTGCATCTCTACCACAAAGAAAAGAACCCAAAACTTCAAGAGCTAATGGAAGGCCACCAGCATATTTCACAACACCACGGGAAAGCAACTTGAAATCATCTTTTGGTGTATTACTTTTGAAAGCTTTCAAACTTAAAAGCCGTAGGGCTTCTAAGTCATTCAATGTTGTAGGCTTATACACATCATCCACTCCGTATTCTTGCAACAGATGCTCATCTCTAGTTGTTATAATGATTCTGCTCCCTAAACCAAACCATTCACGCTTAGCCAAGCACTCTAACTGTTGTATGTTAGCCGCATCATCAATAACAACAATAACCTTTTTATTACGTAGCTTACGACATATAATCTCATTTCCTTCATAATCAGTAGAAAATCGGAATTCTTCTCCAGGAAACATCTTAGAAAGAAGTTGTTTCTGTAAAGAATCAAGTCCGGAATTCATTGCAACTTCTCGAACACCAGCAAAAAAGCATTTACCTTCAAAACAACCAGACATCTGGGTATAAACAACTTTTGCAAGAGTTGTTTTACCTATGCCACCCATTCCGCAAATTCCTACAATGCGGACATCATCTTctccaaattttattttgtcacATAGCTCAACTAAACGTGAACGAATTCCAATCAAGTTATCAGGAACTCTTGAACGTATTGGAACTAACTTTTCCGATATCTTTTTAACGATGCCTCTAATGAATTGTGACTCAGAACTACAAagtcaaaatatcaaattaacatcttggatgagaaaacaaaaattacgATTTAGTTTATATTATACTAGATATCTCTTTATtgacaatataaaaacaataataagaaattaatttttttaaatatatttaaataaaatattaaaaNTTTTTTTCACACCTTATCTCAAAAATAAGTTGTTTTTGAcatttgaagggtttttttttttacttttatttattttaataaaaaaacttaaaaataatgatttataacttttaatgcttagaagatagattcatttaatatttatcagttacaatttaatattattttttatccatattctcttattttgcATGAATTTGAATCTATAGTATATAGATAtctcttttatacttaaatgtttaaatttcaataaatatccatccaattcattatataaaaataagataattgATTAGGTCAATTGATTGACATTTGTcattcttaattaaattaatttttttttacaccttTATGTCAAAACTACATTATTTTTGAcatttgaagggtttttttttttacttttatttattttagtaaaaaatatttgaaaacaataatttttaacttttaatgctTATAAgatagattcatttaatatttatcaattacaatttaatattattttttttctatattctcttattctgCATCAACCTGAATTTATAGTATATAGACATCTCTTTTGtacatgaatttttaaattttaataaacatCCATCCAATTTATTGAACAAAATAGCAAAGTCAAAAAAACCTACTCATTTCTCAATATACATGGCTCACAGTGatcattgaataaataaatcaattaactCTTTTTTAAAGGTGGAAGTGAGAGggcatataattaaagaaCAATTAACTTTTTACTCAGCTAACAGTTATAGGTAATTGCAAGGGAAACGTATATAAACTGCAAAGAGATCTAATTATCACAATAGGAACTTTATCATCTTGCAAGGAGACAAAGCATTACTAAGCCTAAGATTTTAAGGCCAGCAACAATGGGTTTAGCATGTTGCGGGTGTTTTGAagtcaaaacatataatactaaaaattactgattattttatattgatatgatCTTTACATTATACTGTTACCTTATATTCTACAactgtttattttaatatgttaATAGTGTAGGTTATATACtttctcatttcttaatagtttattatacatataataatcTTTGATAGGATTATCGtcttttttggataaattatgttttaaatataataactaATTGGGTCAATTAGTTGTCATTctcaattgaattaatttttttttacatcttATGTCAAAGCTgcgttattttttttcatttaaagagtttttttattttttttaattttagtaaaaaaatacttgaaaacaataatttttaatttttaatgtttagaatatagattcatttaatatttattaattataatttaatattattttctgtttataacttcttattttatatgaaCATGAATTTATAGTATTTAGACATTTCTTTTATAcatgaatatttaaatttcaataaatattcatctaatttattgaacaaaataaaaaagtcaagaaggtttattcatttcttaatatacATAGCACATAGCATCATtgaacaaataaatcaactaaatttgacaatttttagtcattcattttatatataaaagatatattattaaaaattaataactattttatattaataggATCTTTATATTATACGGTTGCCTTATATTGTacaattgtttattttaatatacCAATAGTACATGTtatatacttttttattttttaatattttattgttttataatcatatatgtaGGTGTAAGTTTTCGGTAATTGAAACCAaagcaaataattattttaaatgaataccaatttatatttttctctatTAGTAAAAATCGAACATTTATGTAATTAACTAATACAATAttgctttatatatatatataaaaggatAAACAATCTTACTGAAAGAAGGAAGTACCTATCCTTTAAATGCCATCCACTGATATTAGCTGCTTCAGATAAAGCATTTCGCCACCTTTGCGTCGCGTCTTGATTATGTCTACCTTCATGTTTAGCAAAGGCTTCTTTAACGTTCCCTCTCTGGTTTCGTAAATCAGATGGATCGATATGATAGAAAACAGGAAAAACCTTATGTCCGCTCTCATTTTTCTGTTTAAGAATCTCAACAAGCTCATTTAGACACCAACTTGAAGAAGCATACGTTTCTGAAAAAACGATGATTGAACACCATGATTCTCTAATTGCTTCAACGAGCTTTGGTGCGACGGATTCCCCTTGTTCAAGCTTTTCGTCATCTTTAAAAGTGATGATTCCATGATCTTTTAAACAAGTATAAAAATGATCTGTGAAGCTCTTGCGAGTATCTTCACCTCTAAAGCTCAAGAAAACATCATATTTCCATTGAGAAGAAGACGAAAATGATAAGGGAGAGGAAGTCGACATAGTACCAGAAGAAGGAGGAGGAGAAAGATTGCAAGGGAATTGATCTGGAGAGTAAATAATGTTTTGAGTAAAAACATGTTGCTGCATGGAATTTAAAGAGAAGCAAATAGACATGACTGAACACTTACTGTTGAACTGCGTTCACGTGATTTCCAAAATTTTGCTTCTTCAACTATTTCAATTCCAAAGCATTGGCGTGGGACCTACGTTTAGGCGTGGCTGTTTTTTCCATGTGGAAAAGTCATGCCTCCCCTGGTCGTTTCTCCTCAGCTTTTTCTACGTCCTCTAgttccaaaaattaaaaaaaaaaaacaaaaaacactCAAATGcaaatattctttattttgaaattttaaaaattttaaagatttggatggattttatttttaaattttaaattttatttttacaataaGATGACAATATCCTCcgatcaaatataaatttttttatttgattgatatAAAGGACTCAATTTGGACAATAAATAAGCAAGAAATGATCATTCAAATAAACAAACGTGCCATGTTGGTGTTGCTGAAtggaataaaaacaaaaaaaaagcaaattgATTGAGGCCAGCCCGACTGCTTTGACTCGTGGAGCGGCTTTGCTACTTCATTTGCAGTATGGGACCCACTTTTACGAGCTTACAAGCCCTTTTTGACGTGGTCAAGCCACCGCTCATCATTTCAAAAgtacaataattaaataatcttGACACAAAAACGaagatttgaaaaataaataaataaattattaaaaattatatcaataaaaaataatttctattttttcttattaccCTCCATTATAATAAtccactttcttttttttttttcaagttaagggtatttttcaaacaaaaattataaatccataaaagtcaaaatttctattttaaaattaaattttttttttgcaaaatacttcttaatattaatacttttttctttattatttgtttttatataacaaaattttgCTGTTAAAGTGTAAAcgtatttcaagaaaaatataattataaattaaaaaataactatttaattattaatttaataaaaattatttaattacacTAAAGTATTTAGGTCATTGGGTGATACATGATCCTCTATTTAAAGAATAAGTTTCAAATCCTCCTTCCccacttataaaaaaaattatttggcTTACATGATATAATTATTTGTTTCCAAAAtagtaaattaaataataattatttattgatttcataaaaattatttcGTTTACATGATCTAATGATTTGTGTTAAAAAtagtaaattaaataataattatttaatgatttgataaaaattaattgatttacatgatgtaattatttattttaaaaataattatctttacATGATCTTCGGATGAAGTTgattaaaattaacttttaaaaaagttaataaagattataagaattgataaaatttaactcGTGTGAATCTAAATACCTTATTCTAGTTGaacttaatttgattttaaaaatcaataaataattcaaatactATCAAATGATTTAACCAAGATCTAATCTAAATGTAAAATAATCCAACTTTTCATTATCTGAAAACAAGGCTATCAAAGTTCATAAACTAAGTGTCCATTCTTTCGTATAAGTAGTTTTAAAGATTCTATAAGCTATCAAAGATTCTCACGTGCTTCGCTACTTCAATCATTTCAAGTCCACAGTAATGGCGTGGGTACATACGTATGGTATGGGACCGACCTTTGCGTGCTTACGACGTGGACATCAATTACCAGCCACCCGTCccgttcttctctttttaattttttacgtTG
It includes:
- the LOC18595214 gene encoding TMV resistance protein N translates to MSICFSLNSMQQHVFTQNIIYSPDQFPCNLSPPPSSGTMSTSSPLSFSSSSQWKYDVFLSFRGEDTRKSFTDHFYTCLKDHGIITFKDDEKLEQGESVAPKLVEAIRESWCSIIVFSETYASSSWCLNELVEILKQKNESGHKVFPVFYHIDPSDLRNQRGNVKEAFAKHEGRHNQDATQRWRNALSEAANISGWHLKDSSESQFIRGIVKKISEKLVPIRSRVPDNLIGIRSRLVELCDKIKFGEDDVRIVGICGMGGIGKTTLAKVVYTQMSGCFEGKCFFAGVREVAMNSGLDSLQKQLLSKMFPGEEFRFSTDYEGNEIICRKLRNKKVIVVIDDAANIQQLECLAKREWFGLGSRIIITTRDEHLLQEYGVDDVYKPTTLNDLEALRLLSLKAFKSNTPKDDFKLLSRGVVKYAGGLPLALEVLGSFLCGRDADQWRHAIDRLKSEPEEEIHSRLTISFDGLKEKEKNIFLDIAHFFKGWDRDFVTEILDGCGYRAGIGLPVLIERSLITLEDNKIWMHDLLQEMGRYIVQQKSPNEPGRRCRLSEESDVHQVLTQNSGTEAIEGMVINSTTVYKYIPPFIKEAIEGLVINSTIGEQNETFTLRADAFLKMKKLKLLMVHGLLKSCDLTYLSNELRLFEWPGCPLKSLPRCFQPNNLVALLLPDSCIKQLWKGSKLLNKLKFIDLQGSRKLIRTPDLTSAENLESLNLEGCTNLGHVHPSITLLPKLKLLNLRNCTSLKSLATKIRMESLETFVLSSCSNLRRFPKIIGEMKCLLELYLDGTSIKKLPSSFGHLSNLKVLNLSSCSKLENLPDFTMIENLESLNLEGCISLVDVHPSISILPKLKLLNLRNCTSLRSLSINNEMESLETLILSGCKNLKRFPEITRKMEHLLELHIDATGIEELPSSVENLSSLKVLNLSGYSVLENSPPSFLQWIHRNGCRVLLSSQNHKLSKKSPNSLALRLPRLSGFSSLTELDISGRNLCEGALPSDICSLFSLEKLILKDNNFVSLPTNLCQLSNLHLLELADCNKLVTLPQLPSSINAVGLDGCASLEIVPNLAKANTALNKIHYYGVNCFKLAANNNALRMLKGHLKIVANARQMFDILIPGSEIFEWFSYQNEECSVRIPNLQNDIQWMGFALCCALVPASNNDAWTGEEINCIIKIHFEDFACEVPTAGYLFNSKSGQISEDHLWLRYLPRDILDNFVEVRCIFDLFNKFFEDQSSFDSLENFFENRSSQFEILRSGDWIRSCIGIEILFETLGIGTKVNKCGVRLVYPSDLEDLDPTMEQPSTSTSPNSHHTRQHATHGLSKKGKETLDGSTG